In the genome of Coraliomargarita algicola, one region contains:
- a CDS encoding TonB-dependent receptor domain-containing protein yields the protein MQNTNQITKRFALPGILLLVGACTSSHADELSANAVAELNEATLTANEAAQVDHTLADSNTVTSEELERWSATDLEDIFRSSISVNAAGGRPQTQDIFIRGLQSTTANVTVDGAPQVGAIFYHAGTGGSIEPELLKSVKVSAGTGNALSGAGALGGAIAYETKDGFDLLEDGATVGALLKGTYYSSGDGGYKTSATGYGLINEDWSYIASLGYSDVGNYEDGDGNEVIDTEYQRTSAFFKVSGNLTEAQSLSVSYEYLEDQSIGAARMNIAPAVSADGTSYKERNTATVHYDINPANNDWVNVETNAYWTERSLQDATTETSITSIGFDLRNTSLFKEAAKVTYGVDYREDTYETDKTTAGDDAGDVLGLYAQGDWDVSEFVTLSAGGRFDRYTLDERGGVDVDNSGFSPNGTIIVRPTEGLEIHATYAEALRGAYPTQAYFDTVTQDPDMKAERSTNLELGFEYTIKNYYIAANIFQLEVDDVINPGYDRGTGLRTNVGDFETTGYEIMAGAQFGALNVELGVTESDPEMTYYDGSSDEEYSLVGTNTGRTWFGNLEYVFEELNLITGWYVSYVEAIDSDTARALREKSSYTVHDAYLRWTPKSLDALTVNLTLSNVFDKYYYDQATFAYTSGYAASGRELALSLSYKF from the coding sequence ATGCAAAATACCAATCAAATTACTAAACGCTTTGCTTTGCCTGGCATCTTACTTCTTGTGGGCGCTTGCACGTCTTCACATGCAGACGAGCTGTCTGCTAATGCAGTTGCTGAGCTGAATGAAGCGACGCTCACAGCGAACGAAGCGGCTCAGGTAGATCATACTTTGGCAGACTCCAACACGGTCACATCCGAGGAGTTGGAGCGCTGGTCCGCTACTGACTTAGAGGATATTTTCAGGTCAAGCATTAGCGTCAATGCTGCGGGTGGTCGTCCACAGACGCAGGATATTTTTATTCGTGGCTTACAGAGCACGACGGCTAATGTCACCGTCGATGGTGCACCTCAGGTCGGAGCGATTTTTTACCATGCTGGCACTGGTGGTAGCATCGAGCCAGAGCTTCTAAAATCCGTTAAAGTGAGTGCGGGCACTGGAAACGCGCTGAGTGGCGCAGGTGCACTGGGGGGTGCTATTGCATATGAAACCAAGGATGGCTTTGATCTGCTGGAGGACGGTGCGACTGTCGGCGCCTTGTTGAAGGGAACTTACTATTCCAGTGGCGACGGTGGCTATAAAACCAGTGCGACTGGCTATGGTTTGATCAATGAAGACTGGAGCTATATCGCATCGCTGGGATACTCCGACGTGGGAAACTACGAGGATGGCGATGGCAATGAAGTGATTGATACCGAATACCAGCGCACCAGCGCTTTTTTCAAAGTTTCCGGTAATCTGACCGAAGCGCAGAGCCTCAGTGTGAGTTACGAATATCTCGAAGATCAAAGTATCGGCGCAGCTCGTATGAACATTGCCCCTGCCGTGAGTGCGGATGGCACGAGCTATAAAGAGCGTAACACAGCGACTGTTCACTACGATATCAACCCTGCTAATAATGACTGGGTGAATGTGGAAACCAATGCGTATTGGACGGAGCGTAGCCTTCAGGATGCCACCACGGAGACTTCTATTACCAGTATCGGTTTTGATCTGCGTAATACCAGCCTCTTCAAGGAAGCTGCCAAAGTGACTTATGGAGTCGACTACCGTGAAGATACCTACGAAACTGATAAGACCACTGCCGGGGACGACGCCGGCGACGTGCTGGGGCTCTACGCTCAGGGCGACTGGGATGTTTCTGAGTTTGTGACGCTTTCTGCCGGGGGGCGTTTCGATCGCTATACCTTGGATGAGCGTGGTGGCGTGGATGTCGATAATTCAGGCTTCAGTCCCAATGGCACGATTATTGTGCGCCCCACCGAGGGCTTGGAGATTCATGCCACCTATGCAGAGGCATTGCGCGGCGCCTATCCGACTCAAGCCTATTTCGATACAGTCACGCAAGACCCTGATATGAAGGCGGAGCGATCGACGAACCTAGAGCTTGGTTTCGAGTACACGATTAAGAATTACTACATCGCCGCGAACATCTTCCAGTTGGAAGTCGACGACGTGATCAATCCTGGCTATGACCGTGGCACCGGGCTGCGCACTAATGTCGGCGATTTTGAAACAACCGGTTATGAAATTATGGCTGGGGCACAGTTCGGTGCTCTTAACGTTGAGCTCGGTGTGACTGAGAGCGATCCGGAAATGACATACTACGATGGTTCCAGCGATGAAGAGTATAGCCTAGTCGGCACTAACACCGGACGCACTTGGTTTGGTAACTTGGAATACGTCTTTGAGGAATTGAACCTCATCACTGGTTGGTATGTTAGTTATGTCGAAGCCATTGACTCGGACACCGCACGTGCGCTGCGCGAAAAGAGCTCGTATACAGTGCATGATGCCTACCTGCGTTGGACGCCCAAGTCCTTGGATGCACTGACTGTAAACCTGACTCTGAGCAACGTATTCGATAAATATTATTATGATCAGGCCACCTTTGCTTATACTAGCGGATATGCCGCGAGTGGCCGTGAATTAGCATTGAGTCTTTCCTACAAATTTTAG
- a CDS encoding AraC family transcriptional regulator has translation MAGKLMQDTRPGLRLSGALSASAPACPFLPPSRWDWAGQGVCGHAEWFQLREGLGYIDVECRLDGPNPCHIDLGQEYLVMGFVTQGWAKWSTSAGLVEKVEAGQWFTMPRREFSLDRTATDGVVLGLCICSRVMASQLSELSPQGKVSEQLRRYTSSGARIDFAGGQMDAATFNLARLVASREGSGLRRRLRIEANTLTWISELLSHVESLDSAGESALNAADRDAIQLLCEHMRHDPGYEYSMAELCQLSGLNEHKLKSSFKRIHGKTTFGYLRELRMDFAASLLKEDRLSVIQVANEVGYTNASHFARAFKERHGLLPKAYQCLHRRSA, from the coding sequence ATGGCTGGTAAACTCATGCAGGACACGCGACCAGGACTTCGTTTGAGTGGGGCACTGAGTGCTTCGGCGCCTGCTTGTCCATTTTTACCGCCAAGCCGCTGGGATTGGGCAGGTCAGGGAGTTTGCGGGCATGCGGAATGGTTTCAGTTGAGAGAGGGATTGGGCTATATTGATGTGGAGTGTCGCCTAGATGGTCCGAATCCCTGTCATATCGATTTAGGGCAAGAGTATTTAGTGATGGGCTTTGTCACGCAGGGCTGGGCGAAGTGGAGTACTTCTGCGGGGCTTGTGGAGAAAGTGGAAGCGGGGCAGTGGTTTACGATGCCGCGTCGTGAGTTTTCCTTGGATCGCACGGCTACGGATGGCGTCGTTTTGGGGCTTTGTATTTGTTCCCGCGTGATGGCGAGCCAGTTGTCTGAGTTGAGCCCTCAAGGTAAAGTGAGTGAGCAATTGCGGCGTTATACCAGCTCTGGGGCGCGTATAGATTTTGCGGGTGGGCAAATGGATGCGGCTACTTTTAATTTGGCCCGACTTGTAGCGTCTCGCGAAGGCAGTGGTTTAAGGCGGCGTCTGCGGATCGAAGCCAACACTTTGACATGGATCTCTGAGCTTTTGAGTCATGTTGAGTCCTTGGATAGTGCTGGCGAATCTGCTTTAAATGCAGCTGATCGCGACGCGATACAGCTGTTGTGTGAGCACATGCGGCATGATCCCGGATACGAGTATTCGATGGCTGAATTGTGTCAGCTGTCCGGCTTGAATGAACATAAGCTGAAATCTTCCTTTAAACGTATCCATGGTAAGACTACTTTTGGGTATTTACGTGAGCTACGTATGGACTTTGCTGCCAGTTTGTTGAAGGAGGATCGTTTGAGTGTGATTCAGGTGGCCAATGAGGTGGGCTATACCAACGCGAGTCATTTTGCGCGCGCATTTAAGGAGCGGCATGGCCTATTGCCCAAGGCGTATCAGTGTCTTCACCGCCGAAGTGCGTGA
- a CDS encoding MBL fold metallo-hydrolase RNA specificity domain-containing protein encodes MIKPIYRGGLLLPKCQLWFDPRKRKPFAVVSHAHADHVANHDCYLATPETIALIRVRHGNAMADRGRALPYGEVYLGPGYRLRFYPAGHVLGSAMAHVRLDTGESFLYTGDFKMRSGLATEVIQIPHADTLVMETTFGRAEYVFPEFEQTCQSVHRFCDRAIEAAKVPVFLAYSLGKAQELLKVLEERSQTLMVHKSIAPLNQVYASFGVSMPQTRPLDFLNMSECIVVMPPAVLRLLPRKNCQVAMVSGWGMDGSAKYRYGVDEVIPLSDHADYPGLLQFVDTVAPQAVYTTHGYEQAFAATLRSRGYAAWSLSKNDQLELKL; translated from the coding sequence ATGATAAAGCCAATCTATCGAGGTGGACTGTTACTGCCGAAGTGTCAGTTATGGTTCGATCCACGTAAGCGTAAGCCCTTTGCCGTGGTTTCGCATGCACATGCGGATCATGTTGCTAATCACGATTGTTATTTGGCTACGCCCGAGACGATCGCATTGATCCGTGTGCGTCATGGCAATGCTATGGCGGATCGGGGCAGGGCGTTGCCATATGGTGAGGTGTATTTGGGCCCTGGCTATCGATTGCGCTTCTATCCCGCTGGGCATGTGTTAGGCTCGGCGATGGCGCATGTTCGGCTGGATACTGGAGAGTCTTTTCTTTATACGGGAGATTTTAAAATGCGCTCCGGGCTTGCGACAGAAGTGATTCAGATTCCACATGCCGACACTCTGGTAATGGAAACTACCTTTGGGCGTGCTGAGTATGTCTTTCCAGAATTTGAGCAGACTTGTCAGAGTGTGCATCGTTTCTGCGATCGCGCGATCGAAGCTGCCAAGGTCCCTGTCTTTTTGGCCTATAGCCTTGGCAAGGCGCAGGAGCTATTGAAGGTTTTGGAGGAGCGCTCTCAGACGTTGATGGTGCATAAGAGTATTGCGCCATTGAATCAAGTGTATGCCAGTTTTGGGGTTTCGATGCCACAGACACGGCCGCTGGACTTTCTCAATATGAGTGAATGTATCGTCGTGATGCCACCCGCGGTGCTCCGACTATTACCGCGTAAGAACTGCCAGGTAGCGATGGTCAGTGGTTGGGGAATGGATGGTTCTGCTAAGTATCGCTATGGGGTCGACGAGGTGATTCCGCTGTCCGATCACGCAGATTATCCGGGCTTGCTGCAGTTTGTAGATACTGTGGCACCGCAAGCGGTTTATACCACGCATGGTTACGAGCAGGCATTTGCGGCTACGCTTCGTAGTCGGGGCTATGCTGCCTGGTCGCTTTCAAAAAATGATCAATTGGAATTGAAGCTTTAG
- a CDS encoding DUF3857 domain-containing transglutaminase family protein, which translates to MQPSVSRKTPHPRLEHSPIPSWVRTYESSLQTCRRDGEPITRLLLDIQHDTETKSSYIHLQQRLENKQAVQELAQWRINFDPNSQKIQLHHIRVIRDGVAREYSDPENVRIIQREEDLESYILHGQVTLLVVLEDIRIGDVIDTCYTQINQPQILPNHFSNLQSPPDALRTGDYHLSVRFPKQTPMQWQSANPENAPKISEEASHILWEWEEQDIDPESAESNIPNWQLPENWIHLSDMQKWSEMAMAAHEAWPNVSDFQLPAALESMVDPNDQKKTAEALIRYVQDEFRYLSVKTNLGGQIPNSPHTVIERCYGDCKDLSSLLTHLLRSQSIKARPILVNSELGKSLPELLPCATLFNHVIVEYQIDGVPYWVDPTLSDQGGDATGRYVPPYYFGLPIQARPTNLVEQPSNRSVKDRYELQDTILLDTANNLSILRVTTTVTGKYADDFRLQLSQEGPEGFIKSSEERQVNRYQTECAVEPVKYMDNRALNEWRMVEVYKIDFYKSMSFDKQFLQLSLPRTILMAAITVPEEGERCAAFAIPDDLDVTHIIEVHSKANGRQRSQKKTFELPGIEASVEGLFKSGAWTKTIRLKTSTDHIPAEQVASFRNLLFDLWQHASWVITAPRGLVRLHRPADFGQLMPRKAASQKNSSPAAAPSKQVRRRSRSRTQRLASHPEEIKKREQGAATKKSHSDKRNGFLKWLIFRKK; encoded by the coding sequence ATGCAACCTAGCGTATCAAGAAAAACCCCACACCCACGACTGGAACACAGCCCTATACCAAGCTGGGTACGCACGTATGAGTCCTCCCTCCAGACTTGTAGACGCGATGGTGAACCCATTACACGCTTACTACTGGATATACAGCATGATACCGAGACAAAGTCCTCATACATCCACCTACAGCAACGCCTGGAAAACAAACAAGCCGTGCAAGAGCTGGCACAGTGGCGCATAAACTTCGATCCCAACAGTCAAAAAATACAGCTCCACCACATTCGAGTGATCCGAGATGGCGTGGCACGCGAATACTCAGATCCGGAGAACGTACGTATTATACAACGTGAAGAAGATTTGGAATCTTACATCCTACACGGCCAAGTCACTTTACTTGTAGTGCTCGAAGACATACGAATCGGTGACGTGATTGATACATGCTACACCCAAATCAATCAGCCACAGATACTACCCAATCACTTTTCAAACCTTCAGTCTCCGCCGGATGCCCTACGCACCGGCGACTACCATCTATCCGTGCGCTTCCCGAAGCAAACGCCAATGCAATGGCAGTCTGCAAACCCTGAAAACGCTCCTAAAATTTCCGAGGAAGCATCACATATTTTATGGGAATGGGAAGAACAAGACATCGATCCAGAATCCGCTGAAAGCAACATCCCGAACTGGCAGTTGCCAGAAAATTGGATTCACCTGTCCGACATGCAGAAATGGTCTGAAATGGCGATGGCCGCCCACGAAGCTTGGCCTAACGTTAGCGATTTTCAACTGCCCGCAGCCTTGGAGTCTATGGTTGATCCAAACGATCAAAAAAAGACCGCAGAAGCCCTCATCCGTTATGTTCAAGACGAGTTCCGCTACCTAAGCGTCAAAACAAATCTAGGCGGGCAAATTCCCAATTCACCCCACACAGTCATCGAAAGATGTTACGGTGACTGCAAAGACCTCTCATCGCTATTGACTCACCTACTGCGCAGCCAGTCCATCAAGGCACGCCCGATACTAGTCAATAGCGAGCTTGGTAAAAGCTTACCCGAACTACTCCCCTGCGCGACCTTGTTCAACCATGTGATCGTCGAGTATCAAATCGATGGAGTGCCTTACTGGGTCGATCCGACACTGAGTGATCAGGGTGGCGACGCCACTGGTCGCTACGTTCCACCTTACTACTTCGGCCTCCCCATCCAAGCAAGACCTACGAATCTAGTCGAACAGCCAAGCAATCGTAGCGTCAAAGATCGCTACGAGCTACAAGACACCATCTTACTCGATACGGCCAACAACCTCTCGATCTTACGCGTCACGACTACTGTAACTGGAAAATACGCCGACGATTTTCGCCTGCAGCTTTCCCAAGAAGGGCCAGAAGGTTTTATCAAGAGCTCTGAAGAACGCCAAGTTAATCGCTATCAAACAGAATGCGCCGTTGAGCCCGTCAAATATATGGACAACCGGGCACTCAACGAGTGGCGAATGGTCGAGGTATATAAGATCGATTTTTACAAGAGTATGAGCTTCGATAAACAGTTCTTACAACTGTCCCTACCACGCACCATCCTCATGGCCGCGATCACCGTCCCTGAAGAAGGCGAACGATGCGCCGCCTTTGCAATCCCAGACGATTTAGACGTCACACACATCATCGAGGTGCACTCGAAGGCAAATGGACGCCAACGGAGCCAGAAAAAGACCTTCGAGCTCCCCGGGATAGAAGCCAGCGTCGAAGGACTCTTCAAAAGCGGTGCTTGGACTAAAACGATTCGCCTGAAGACATCGACCGACCACATCCCCGCCGAGCAAGTAGCCAGCTTCCGTAATCTACTATTTGACCTCTGGCAACATGCTTCTTGGGTCATCACCGCACCACGTGGACTCGTTCGCCTGCACCGCCCCGCCGACTTCGGACAACTGATGCCCCGCAAGGCCGCTTCGCAAAAAAATTCCTCACCAGCAGCAGCCCCAAGCAAACAAGTACGAAGGAGGTCCAGGTCACGCACACAACGCCTGGCTTCGCACCCAGAGGAAATCAAGAAACGCGAGCAAGGTGCTGCGACAAAAAAAAGCCATTCCGACAAGCGAAATGGCTTTTTAAAATGGCTTATCTTCAGGAAAAAGTAA
- the lpdA gene encoding dihydrolipoyl dehydrogenase, protein MSSTTKYDLVVIGGGPAGYAAAIRAGQLGKKVACVEQERPGGTCLNWGCIPSKALLKSAELYNKIQHSEDLGITVKGVDYDFSKIIGRSRNVSETMAKGIGFLFKKNKVDHIIGTGTINVPGMVEVTAGKDKGKILSTEKTLIATGCKPRRLPDLEVDGERVMTSRQALEMKTQPKSIVIVGAGAIGAEFAYFLNAFGTKVTLVEMLDQVLPVEDHETAAVVERSFKQSGIDCRVSTAVENIQVSAKNVKMDLVKGDQTESITADSILLAIGVVANTEGLFSPRTKLALDRGYVKVDDNYESSVKGIYAAGDIIGPPWLAHVATFEAVQAVNGMFGHGKPERVKEFPGCTYCLPQVASIGKTEKKLKEEGIEYKVGKFPFQASGKAVASNQPEGFVKMLVDPKYGEILGAHIVGSDATEMIAEYGLGMKLEATAEEIHNTIHAHPTLSEAMMEAAAAVFGEAIHI, encoded by the coding sequence ATGTCATCGACTACAAAATACGATCTCGTCGTCATCGGCGGTGGCCCTGCGGGCTACGCTGCAGCTATTCGTGCCGGCCAACTTGGCAAGAAAGTTGCCTGCGTGGAGCAAGAGCGCCCAGGCGGCACTTGTTTGAACTGGGGTTGTATCCCCTCTAAGGCGCTGCTTAAAAGCGCTGAGCTGTATAATAAGATTCAGCACAGCGAAGACCTGGGCATTACTGTCAAGGGCGTCGATTATGATTTTTCTAAGATCATCGGTCGTTCGCGCAATGTGTCGGAGACGATGGCGAAGGGAATTGGCTTCCTGTTCAAAAAGAACAAAGTGGACCACATCATCGGCACTGGCACGATCAATGTGCCTGGCATGGTGGAAGTCACTGCAGGTAAAGATAAGGGGAAGATTCTTTCCACGGAGAAGACTCTGATTGCGACGGGATGTAAGCCACGTCGCCTGCCGGATCTTGAAGTTGACGGGGAACGTGTGATGACCTCGCGTCAAGCGCTGGAGATGAAGACACAGCCGAAGTCCATTGTGATTGTAGGTGCGGGTGCAATCGGTGCCGAGTTTGCTTACTTTTTAAATGCTTTCGGGACTAAAGTGACATTGGTCGAGATGCTGGATCAGGTGCTGCCGGTTGAAGATCATGAAACGGCGGCTGTCGTCGAGCGGTCTTTCAAGCAGAGTGGTATCGACTGCCGGGTATCGACTGCGGTGGAGAATATCCAAGTGAGTGCGAAGAACGTTAAAATGGATCTCGTTAAGGGGGACCAGACCGAGAGCATCACAGCTGATTCCATTCTTTTGGCGATTGGTGTTGTGGCTAACACTGAAGGGCTCTTCTCGCCACGCACCAAGCTCGCGCTTGATCGCGGTTACGTCAAGGTGGATGACAATTACGAGTCCTCAGTTAAGGGCATTTATGCGGCTGGTGATATTATTGGGCCCCCTTGGTTGGCACACGTTGCGACCTTTGAAGCGGTCCAGGCAGTGAATGGCATGTTTGGCCATGGCAAACCCGAGCGGGTCAAGGAGTTCCCCGGCTGCACTTACTGCCTACCTCAAGTGGCTTCGATTGGTAAGACTGAGAAGAAGCTCAAGGAAGAGGGAATTGAATATAAGGTGGGCAAGTTCCCATTCCAAGCATCCGGTAAAGCGGTCGCCTCCAATCAGCCGGAAGGCTTTGTTAAGATGTTGGTGGATCCGAAATACGGCGAAATCCTGGGCGCACACATCGTGGGTTCTGACGCTACCGAGATGATCGCGGAGTATGGCTTGGGGATGAAACTCGAGGCTACAGCCGAGGAAATCCACAATACCATTCATGCTCACCCCACGCTCAGTGAGGCGATGATGGAGGCTGCCGCCGCCGTTTTCGGCGAAGCGATCCACATCTAA
- a CDS encoding phage holin family protein has protein sequence MDIKRIFKSWLLIALGVLIASHVFAGIHYSDSSALVVAVLLLSLCNVFLKPLLMLFALPFIIMTFGLGIWLINALLFLLVGNLVDGFDVDSFAYALAGAFVVSLTGFAANMFFGNSRVQVRTTRSAGNRPSEPTASRQPHRQKPLQDDDVIDI, from the coding sequence ATGGACATAAAACGAATTTTTAAAAGCTGGCTGCTGATCGCACTTGGCGTACTCATTGCCTCGCATGTGTTTGCAGGGATTCATTATAGCGATAGCAGTGCTTTAGTTGTGGCTGTGCTGTTACTGAGTTTGTGCAATGTCTTTCTTAAGCCCTTGCTCATGTTGTTTGCATTACCATTTATCATTATGACCTTTGGCCTTGGTATTTGGTTGATCAACGCACTCTTGTTTTTGCTGGTTGGCAACTTAGTGGATGGCTTTGATGTGGACTCATTTGCATATGCATTAGCGGGTGCTTTTGTCGTGAGTTTGACAGGTTTTGCGGCGAATATGTTCTTTGGAAATAGTCGCGTGCAAGTGCGTACCACCCGTAGTGCTGGCAATCGCCCCAGTGAGCCGACTGCGAGTCGACAGCCACATCGTCAAAAGCCGTTGCAGGACGATGATGTCATCGATATCTAG